The following are from one region of the Heliangelus exortis chromosome 2, bHelExo1.hap1, whole genome shotgun sequence genome:
- the MRPL36 gene encoding large ribosomal subunit protein bL36m — protein MAASPGREGSARLSGSSQRKVAPGAAILSRPRDTRPVGTCASTALAPPLAGAPSAAASGAEQRRGRVRSMLSLLVRAAAGPFRGLGRSPFSSLAPWWRAAAQAAPVFRALPLCCGNAAPRGLLALPPPPGLLPPLLAGLKTKTSLKRRCKDCYIVRRRGRLYVLCKTHPRHKQRKL, from the exons ATGGCCGCCAGCCCCGGGCGGGAGGGCAGCGCTCGGCTCAGCGGCAGCAGCCAGCGGAAGGTCGCCCCGGGCGCCGCCATCTTGAGCCGGCCACGTGACACCCGCCCCGTCGGGACCTGCGCAAGCACCGCCCTCGCTCCGCCTCTCGCCGGTGCCCCCTCGGCGGCGGCCTCAGGAGCGGAGCAGCGGAGGGGGCG GGTGCGGAGCATGCTGTCCCTCTTGGTCAGGGCGGCCGCCGGGCCGTTCCGCGGGCTGGGCCGCTCACCCTTCAGCTCCCTGGCCCCTTGGTGGCGGGCGGCGGCGCAGGCCGCGCCGGTGTTCCGGGCCCTGCCGCTGTGCTGCGGGAATGCCGCCCCCCGCGGCCTCCTggccctcccgccgccgcccgggCTGCTGCCGCCGCTCCTGGCGGGGCTGAAGACGAAAACCTCGTTGAAGAGGCGGTGCAAGGACTGCTACATCGTCCGGCGCCGCGGACGGCTGTACGTCCTCTGCAAGACCCACCCCCGGCACAAGCAGCGGAAGCTGTAG